In Thermodesulforhabdus norvegica, a single window of DNA contains:
- a CDS encoding flavin monoamine oxidase family protein, with protein MSEKGDKWTIHRRSPSADLPSVIVVGAGMAGAVCARILHDSGFRVTVLEARNRPGGRIWTDRQAGLPCDLGATWIHGVKNNPLTRWCDSRGFHYVVWPKRDPLFYERGGVVGSFHGLFMKLARELFPSGVLALGTKLRIQCRHFIGLDGDVPLADWFVTLRGRKPLPEILQRFLYWCEGIIEAIEGGTLARISLAEWNPMEYHQKSAVLLEGMDVFIRDALTGIDVHYNQTVKTIGYGNNGVSVVTASDRWNADVVVVTVPLGVLKAGSIVFDPPLPNWKVRAIERIGYADDCVLNKVVLRFPRRFWMKNGDRMGWLPDREEHRGRFSFWIDHDPARDAPVLGGYASSFWAARADRELSDDEIVRAACESLKEMFGPFDFVPDVAVISRWLTDPYSRGSYSYCDYRSSKEDRVLLARPLLDRVYFAGEACHTRDYGTVHGALESGESAAMMIHKRFCGCEVSFSGIPWRD; from the coding sequence ATGAGTGAGAAAGGTGACAAATGGACCATTCATCGTCGAAGTCCTTCGGCAGATTTACCATCTGTAATCGTAGTAGGAGCCGGAATGGCGGGGGCCGTCTGTGCCCGGATACTTCACGACAGCGGCTTCAGGGTAACGGTCCTGGAGGCCCGTAACAGACCCGGTGGGCGAATATGGACGGATCGTCAGGCTGGGTTGCCCTGTGATCTGGGGGCTACCTGGATTCACGGAGTGAAAAATAATCCTCTGACCAGGTGGTGCGATTCCAGAGGATTTCATTATGTAGTATGGCCTAAACGGGATCCCCTCTTTTACGAGCGCGGTGGTGTCGTCGGTTCCTTTCACGGACTCTTTATGAAGCTCGCCCGGGAATTATTCCCGTCGGGTGTTCTGGCCCTGGGAACCAAGTTAAGGATTCAGTGCAGGCATTTCATAGGCCTTGACGGTGATGTGCCACTGGCTGATTGGTTTGTGACCCTTCGAGGCCGTAAGCCGCTACCGGAGATCCTTCAACGGTTTCTCTACTGGTGCGAGGGAATTATTGAAGCCATTGAGGGGGGAACGCTTGCCAGGATCAGTCTGGCCGAGTGGAACCCCATGGAGTATCATCAGAAAAGTGCCGTACTTCTTGAAGGCATGGATGTTTTCATAAGAGATGCACTTACCGGAATAGATGTTCACTATAATCAGACTGTTAAGACCATAGGTTACGGGAATAATGGCGTCTCTGTGGTAACCGCTTCTGATAGGTGGAACGCCGATGTCGTGGTAGTGACCGTCCCACTGGGGGTTCTTAAGGCCGGAAGTATAGTCTTTGATCCGCCTCTGCCGAATTGGAAAGTCAGGGCAATTGAAAGAATTGGTTACGCAGACGATTGTGTGCTCAATAAGGTAGTGCTCCGTTTTCCCAGGCGCTTCTGGATGAAAAACGGCGACCGTATGGGCTGGTTGCCCGACCGTGAAGAACATAGGGGAAGGTTTTCTTTCTGGATAGATCATGACCCTGCAAGGGATGCTCCGGTTCTCGGCGGATATGCGAGTAGCTTTTGGGCGGCCAGAGCTGACAGGGAGCTTTCCGATGATGAGATAGTTCGGGCTGCCTGCGAATCTCTGAAGGAGATGTTCGGGCCCTTTGATTTTGTTCCCGATGTGGCCGTAATCAGTCGCTGGCTTACCGATCCGTACAGCCGGGGATCTTATTCCTACTGCGATTACAGGAGTTCAAAGGAGGACAGAGTACTGCTTGCCAGGCCACTACTGGATCGAGTTTATTTTGCCGGTGAAGCCTGTCATACCCGGGACTACGGAACCGTTCACGGTGCCCTTGAGTCGGGTGAGTCGGCGGCGATGATGATTCACAAAAGATTTTGTGGCTGTGAAGTCTCCTTTTCAGGAATACCCTGGCGTGATTAG
- a CDS encoding RsmB/NOP family class I SAM-dependent RNA methyltransferase, which yields MMEFLERYRDIVDDWPAFLHFSRKPLKSGVWVNLLKTEQRVCERLLQEAGIDFEPLRWCRFGYRVSDPGAVVSSWFFLVGLCHVQDVISLVPVILLDPQPGESVLDLCAAPGNKTSFAAMLMKNSGRIVANDMDTHRLGTAMHLCARLGVVTAVFTKYNGASYPYSGMIGDAGFDRILVDAPCSGEGTTRKNPSGPGWCDKDFSLRMSRLQKALLERAVRLCKPGGRIVYSTCTYAPEENEEVVDHVLRVFDGLISVIDADLPGLVCSEGIDSWEGRSFDRQVRKCLRIWPHQNDTGGFFVAVLEKSGDREYPRGSEKDPALVRWKKDEVCSWMSFLEKRFEIDTTAFDAYQFYRGNKKRVHVIKAEKLGIPGFPVPLGIGMPFLKDQGAVPKLTTAASMYFGAMIRKNAVDLSREQLGAYFRREEVTLTKEQISLCDGRGYVLVRHRGVPCGLAMLKSRGSEIWYLESLFPAGWAKAYGQLN from the coding sequence ATGATGGAGTTTCTGGAACGCTACCGAGATATCGTGGACGATTGGCCTGCTTTCCTGCACTTTTCCAGAAAGCCACTTAAATCGGGGGTGTGGGTTAACCTTCTTAAAACGGAGCAAAGGGTTTGTGAAAGGTTACTGCAGGAAGCGGGAATAGATTTTGAACCCCTCCGGTGGTGTCGTTTCGGTTACAGGGTAAGTGATCCGGGAGCCGTGGTTTCTTCGTGGTTTTTTCTGGTGGGACTCTGCCATGTGCAGGATGTTATTTCACTGGTGCCAGTAATCCTGCTGGATCCCCAACCCGGTGAAAGCGTCCTCGATTTGTGCGCCGCTCCGGGAAACAAGACCTCTTTTGCTGCAATGCTCATGAAGAATTCCGGCCGTATTGTGGCCAACGACATGGATACGCATCGTCTGGGTACTGCCATGCACCTCTGCGCACGCCTTGGCGTGGTCACGGCGGTATTTACCAAGTATAATGGAGCCAGTTATCCTTACTCCGGTATGATAGGGGATGCCGGTTTTGACAGGATTCTGGTAGATGCTCCCTGCTCCGGAGAAGGAACAACCCGGAAAAACCCTTCGGGACCGGGGTGGTGTGATAAGGACTTTTCTCTTCGAATGAGTCGGCTTCAGAAAGCGCTTCTGGAGAGGGCCGTAAGGCTTTGTAAACCCGGTGGGCGAATCGTCTATTCGACCTGTACTTACGCTCCAGAGGAAAACGAGGAAGTGGTGGATCATGTCCTTCGGGTCTTCGATGGGCTGATCAGTGTCATTGACGCTGATTTGCCCGGGCTGGTTTGCTCTGAAGGCATCGATTCCTGGGAAGGACGAAGCTTTGATCGTCAGGTCAGGAAATGCCTGCGAATATGGCCTCATCAAAACGATACGGGCGGCTTTTTCGTGGCCGTTCTGGAAAAATCAGGAGACCGGGAATACCCCCGGGGATCGGAAAAGGATCCCGCTTTGGTCAGGTGGAAAAAGGACGAAGTGTGCTCCTGGATGAGCTTTTTAGAGAAGCGCTTTGAGATTGATACAACGGCCTTTGATGCTTATCAATTTTACCGTGGGAATAAAAAACGGGTGCATGTGATAAAGGCAGAAAAATTAGGCATACCCGGTTTTCCGGTACCTCTGGGTATCGGTATGCCTTTTTTGAAAGATCAGGGTGCTGTTCCGAAGTTGACGACGGCGGCATCAATGTACTTTGGTGCCATGATCAGAAAAAATGCGGTAGATCTTTCTAGGGAACAGCTTGGGGCTTATTTCCGCCGGGAGGAAGTGACCCTGACGAAGGAGCAGATTTCTTTATGTGACGGCAGGGGTTATGTGCTGGTGCGGCATAGGGGCGTTCCTTGCGGGCTTGCCATGTTAAAATCACGGGGAAGCGAAATATGGTATCTTGAAAGCCTATTTCCCGCTGGATGGGCTAAAGCTTACGGACAATTGAACTAA
- the shc gene encoding squalene--hopene cyclase yields the protein MMPVACLREGDFGTAMDRAISLALRWLEAQQKPEGYWMGWLESNSCMEAEWLLAFHFMGIRDPVKEEGLVKAILRAQRPDGSWQVYYNAPQGDINTTVECYAALRSVGFSPDHEVLKAARRWILSHGGLNSVRVFTQYWLALIGEWPWEATPTLPPELIFLPGWFPISIYEFASWARATIVPLAVLSARRPVRPLPPDRRLDELFPQGRSSIRPKLTRPQQFFSWDSLFYWGDRFLNKYTSFPFRPGRETAIRLCLEWIIRHQESDGAWGGIQPPWVYGLMALYNEGYSLDHPVMSRGLQALDAPHWSYWKDGALYVQASNSPVWDTVLSLLAMLDCGADARSSETLRKAVNWLLEQQVTSYGDWAVKAANVEPGGWAFEMANSFYPDLDDTAVAMMVLARVLPDWPGPAEPIIKALERAERWVRALQSSNGGWAAFDKDNTNRLVTRIPFCDFGEVLDPPSVDVTAHVVEALAAVGRNRRDPAVRKALRYIKSEQESDGSWFGRWGVNHIYGTSAVLQALRAIGEDMRQPYVRKAGEWLVVHQNEDGGWGETPASYMDAKLRGRGESTASQTAWALLGLLAIGDHAYRDSIRRGILYLIEHQRDDGTWDEPHYTGTGFPGYGHGGRTRLNGDADTLEQGLELCRGFMINYNMYRHYFPMMALARARKFLCGMG from the coding sequence ATGATGCCGGTGGCTTGTCTCAGGGAAGGAGATTTTGGAACTGCCATGGACCGGGCTATAAGTTTAGCCCTCCGGTGGCTGGAAGCACAACAAAAGCCGGAAGGCTACTGGATGGGGTGGCTGGAATCCAACTCCTGTATGGAAGCAGAGTGGCTTCTGGCCTTCCACTTTATGGGTATTCGCGACCCGGTGAAGGAAGAGGGCCTGGTGAAGGCTATCCTCAGGGCTCAGAGGCCCGATGGATCGTGGCAGGTCTATTACAATGCCCCTCAGGGTGACATAAATACCACGGTGGAATGCTATGCCGCATTAAGGAGTGTTGGCTTCTCGCCGGATCACGAAGTCCTTAAAGCGGCACGCCGCTGGATTCTTTCTCACGGCGGATTGAACTCCGTAAGGGTCTTCACTCAGTACTGGCTAGCCCTGATCGGCGAATGGCCCTGGGAGGCCACACCCACTTTGCCTCCCGAATTAATTTTCCTTCCGGGATGGTTTCCCATAAGCATCTACGAATTTGCTTCCTGGGCCAGAGCCACAATAGTGCCTCTGGCCGTGTTGTCTGCAAGGCGACCTGTGCGCCCTCTACCGCCGGATCGACGCCTTGACGAATTATTCCCTCAGGGGCGATCTTCCATAAGGCCCAAGCTTACGCGGCCTCAGCAATTCTTTTCCTGGGACAGCCTGTTTTACTGGGGAGATAGATTTCTGAACAAATACACCTCTTTCCCATTCCGTCCCGGCAGGGAAACGGCCATAAGGTTGTGCCTCGAATGGATTATAAGACATCAGGAATCAGATGGTGCCTGGGGAGGCATACAGCCTCCCTGGGTTTACGGCCTTATGGCGCTTTATAATGAAGGTTATTCTTTGGATCATCCCGTAATGTCCAGAGGGCTGCAGGCCCTTGATGCACCTCACTGGTCGTACTGGAAAGACGGGGCATTGTATGTTCAGGCCAGTAACTCTCCCGTCTGGGATACCGTTTTATCCCTGCTTGCAATGCTTGACTGCGGTGCAGATGCCCGTAGCTCAGAAACCCTGAGGAAGGCCGTTAACTGGCTTCTGGAGCAACAAGTCACGAGTTACGGCGATTGGGCAGTAAAGGCAGCTAACGTTGAACCCGGCGGCTGGGCTTTTGAAATGGCCAACTCCTTTTACCCCGATCTGGACGATACCGCCGTTGCCATGATGGTTCTCGCCCGGGTTCTTCCGGATTGGCCCGGCCCTGCAGAGCCCATTATTAAGGCGCTGGAGAGGGCCGAGAGGTGGGTAAGGGCACTTCAGTCATCAAACGGCGGGTGGGCCGCCTTTGACAAGGACAACACCAACAGGCTCGTTACGAGGATTCCTTTTTGTGACTTCGGTGAAGTGCTTGATCCTCCCAGTGTGGATGTAACGGCCCACGTCGTAGAAGCACTTGCCGCGGTAGGCAGGAACCGTCGTGACCCGGCCGTACGAAAAGCTCTTCGATACATAAAGAGCGAGCAGGAAAGCGACGGAAGCTGGTTTGGACGCTGGGGCGTAAATCACATTTATGGAACCTCTGCCGTACTTCAGGCTCTCAGAGCAATCGGTGAAGATATGCGGCAACCTTACGTAAGAAAAGCCGGTGAATGGCTTGTTGTACATCAAAACGAGGACGGCGGCTGGGGGGAAACTCCCGCTTCTTACATGGATGCGAAACTCCGGGGTAGAGGAGAAAGCACCGCTTCGCAGACTGCATGGGCGCTTCTGGGTCTTTTGGCCATAGGAGATCACGCTTACAGGGATTCAATACGCCGGGGCATTCTATATCTTATTGAACATCAGCGGGATGATGGTACCTGGGATGAGCCCCATTACACGGGTACGGGTTTCCCCGGGTACGGACATGGTGGCAGGACCCGTTTGAACGGGGATGCCGATACGCTGGAACAGGGGCTTGAGCTGTGCCGTGGGTTTATGATCAATTACAACATGTACCGCCATTACTTTCCCATGATGGCCCTTGCCAGAGCGAGGAAGTTTCTTTGCGGCATGGGCTGA
- a CDS encoding TetR/AcrR family transcriptional regulator: MLVEKAKSRDAENTKQAILDVAEKLFSEKGFSGVSVRDISEASGVSQSLIHHHFGSKHALYQEVKRRAIERFWHKWHARTSAITHRPNIIREGIETFYWFVRDNQTIMRLSCWACLEGDTDLWPGEKETMDFLAQEIAEAQREGILRNDIDPIMLTILIEAASFFWWQYRANLVKLFEGSGRSAGEIDCEYLQTITKILLCGVLTHQKQTSGSKEELH; the protein is encoded by the coding sequence GTGCTTGTTGAGAAGGCAAAAAGCAGAGATGCCGAAAACACCAAGCAAGCCATTCTCGATGTAGCAGAAAAGCTTTTTTCTGAAAAGGGATTTTCCGGGGTTTCCGTCAGGGATATTTCCGAAGCTTCAGGGGTATCGCAGTCCCTGATACATCATCATTTCGGAAGCAAGCATGCCCTTTATCAGGAGGTTAAACGCAGGGCAATTGAGCGATTCTGGCATAAGTGGCATGCGAGAACTTCTGCCATCACACATAGACCCAACATTATTCGTGAGGGCATAGAAACCTTCTACTGGTTTGTACGCGATAACCAGACGATTATGCGCCTGAGCTGCTGGGCTTGCCTTGAAGGAGATACGGATCTATGGCCCGGTGAAAAAGAAACGATGGATTTTCTCGCCCAGGAGATTGCCGAAGCACAGAGAGAAGGGATCTTGCGGAACGACATAGACCCCATCATGCTTACCATTCTGATTGAAGCGGCTTCGTTCTTCTGGTGGCAGTACCGTGCCAATCTCGTTAAACTTTTTGAAGGCTCCGGTAGGAGTGCTGGAGAAATAGATTGCGAATATTTGCAGACGATAACAAAAATCCTCCTATGTGGCGTCCTGACACATCAGAAGCAGACGAGCGGTTCAAAAGAGGAACTTCATTAA
- the hcp gene encoding hydroxylamine reductase: MFCYQCEQTAKNEACTKVGVCGKQPDVAALQDLLTYALKGLGQVASEARRLGISDDEVNVFTCKALFSTLTNVNFDPQRFPPLIRKTVELRERLKRKVLDAGGSAFPEGPATFQPAEDLEGMIAQGEAHGFAPEAGENADIRSLKHTLIFGIRGIAAYAYHAEILGKKDEAVYSFIHQALDFTLKKTPSLEEAVEMVLKCGQVNLKAMELLDAAHTENYGHPVPTKVPLGHKKGKAILVSGHDLKDLEELLKQTEGKGIYVYTHGEMLPAHGYPELKKYQHFYGHYGTAWQNQQKEFAQFPGSILMTTNCIQKPKESYESNIFTAGVVGWPGVVHIDNYDFSPVIERAMELPGFTEDSNGRSVTVGFARNAILSVADKIVEAVKNGKIRHFFLVAGCDGAKPGRNYYTRFVELLPEDCVVLTLACGKFRFFDKDLGTIDGIPRLIDVGQCNDAYSAIQVAVALARAFSCDVNELPLSMVLSWYEQKAVAILLTLLSLGIKNIRLGPSLPAFLTPAVLSYLVENYNIKPISTPEDDLREILG; the protein is encoded by the coding sequence ATGTTTTGCTATCAGTGCGAACAGACCGCAAAAAACGAAGCCTGCACCAAAGTCGGGGTTTGCGGAAAACAACCCGATGTTGCGGCCCTTCAGGACCTGCTAACCTATGCACTTAAAGGTCTGGGGCAGGTTGCCAGTGAGGCCCGTCGTTTGGGCATATCGGACGACGAAGTGAATGTCTTTACCTGCAAGGCTCTTTTCTCCACATTGACAAATGTAAATTTCGACCCTCAGAGGTTTCCACCTCTTATTCGCAAAACGGTCGAACTCAGAGAAAGGCTCAAAAGAAAAGTGCTGGATGCAGGAGGTTCTGCCTTCCCTGAAGGGCCTGCAACGTTCCAGCCCGCAGAAGACCTGGAAGGAATGATAGCTCAGGGGGAAGCTCACGGATTTGCCCCGGAGGCTGGCGAAAACGCCGACATAAGATCCCTGAAGCACACCTTAATCTTCGGAATTCGCGGCATTGCCGCCTATGCCTACCATGCAGAGATACTCGGCAAAAAGGATGAAGCGGTTTACAGCTTTATCCATCAGGCTCTTGACTTTACGCTTAAGAAAACTCCGTCCCTCGAAGAAGCCGTGGAAATGGTTCTGAAATGCGGTCAGGTAAACCTGAAAGCAATGGAGCTTCTGGATGCCGCTCACACTGAGAATTATGGCCACCCCGTACCTACAAAAGTTCCGCTGGGACACAAAAAGGGTAAGGCCATTCTGGTTTCCGGTCACGATCTGAAGGATCTGGAAGAATTGCTAAAACAGACCGAAGGTAAAGGCATTTATGTGTACACGCACGGAGAAATGCTCCCTGCCCACGGATATCCCGAACTGAAAAAATACCAGCACTTTTACGGCCACTACGGCACAGCCTGGCAGAACCAGCAAAAAGAATTCGCCCAATTTCCCGGGTCAATACTGATGACCACCAACTGCATTCAAAAACCAAAGGAGTCCTACGAAAGTAACATCTTTACGGCAGGGGTAGTCGGATGGCCTGGAGTCGTTCACATCGACAACTATGATTTCTCACCGGTAATCGAAAGGGCCATGGAACTACCGGGATTTACCGAGGATAGCAACGGTCGTTCTGTTACGGTCGGCTTTGCCCGCAATGCCATTTTGAGCGTGGCCGATAAAATTGTAGAAGCCGTAAAAAACGGTAAAATTCGCCACTTCTTCCTTGTGGCCGGTTGTGATGGGGCCAAACCGGGAAGAAATTATTACACGAGATTTGTGGAGCTCCTTCCGGAAGATTGCGTAGTCCTGACACTGGCCTGTGGCAAGTTCAGATTCTTTGATAAAGATCTGGGAACAATAGACGGAATACCGAGGCTTATAGACGTGGGACAGTGCAACGACGCTTACTCTGCAATTCAGGTGGCCGTGGCACTTGCCAGGGCTTTTTCCTGCGACGTAAATGAGCTCCCCCTTTCAATGGTCCTTTCGTGGTATGAACAAAAAGCCGTTGCAATCCTTCTGACGCTTCTTTCTCTGGGCATAAAAAACATAAGGCTTGGGCCATCTCTTCCTGCTTTTCTCACACCGGCCGTCCTCTCTTATCTGGTCGAAAACTACAACATCAAACCGATATCAACCCCGGAAGATGATTTAAGAGAAATCCTCGGCTAA
- a CDS encoding universal stress protein, translating into MNSILVALDGTPASLKVVKYVAEIIGHLPKTTVYLFHVVPMVSPNLLTSEEVRRIEKIHEEVEHLSGFFWSKESEEKMFQIFSEAVNLLKSQGIPEENIKTFFDVASDTIANLILRHARRLNCRTIAVGRRGLGRVKEILIGSTSSTVVRNAKGHTVWVVDTTEEE; encoded by the coding sequence ATGAATTCCATTTTGGTTGCCCTGGACGGTACCCCTGCATCCCTTAAGGTTGTAAAATACGTGGCAGAAATTATAGGCCATCTACCCAAGACGACGGTCTATCTTTTTCATGTAGTTCCAATGGTTTCGCCCAATCTTCTAACTTCTGAAGAAGTCAGACGAATAGAAAAGATTCACGAGGAAGTAGAACATCTCTCGGGGTTCTTCTGGAGCAAAGAATCCGAAGAAAAGATGTTTCAGATCTTTTCAGAAGCGGTGAACCTTCTTAAATCCCAGGGTATTCCCGAAGAAAACATAAAGACTTTTTTTGATGTTGCATCGGACACAATTGCAAATCTGATTTTGCGGCACGCCCGACGGCTAAACTGCCGCACAATAGCAGTGGGAAGAAGAGGCCTGGGCAGGGTAAAGGAGATCCTTATCGGGAGCACATCTTCGACGGTCGTTAGAAACGCTAAAGGTCATACCGTTTGGGTTGTCGATACGACGGAGGAAGAGTGA
- a CDS encoding flavodoxin family protein, translated as MPSLLGIVCSPRTPSNGELFIKAVHKELGNDWQLYIIRLVEWNIGPCRACYRCLFDGCPQKDDMSQLIRHIASADAVMITAPTYFLGASATLKKFVDRGLMFYAHLDELWGKPMLAVVTAGIRHMDGYALLMAESAVKIMGGNLLGSFVIYGAFPGEGVIGEENRAKITEAAKAIATGNPLAQSNGPECPLCGGRSFRFLDKSTIQCLLCSNTGSFRLSDGEMLPEINPSKHQLFLSLEAAKEHAEWLRGMKKRFLEVRDSLKPVVRALAGRGTTITPPSKSRS; from the coding sequence ATGCCGTCGCTGCTGGGAATTGTCTGTTCGCCCAGAACGCCCTCAAACGGCGAGCTTTTTATAAAGGCCGTCCATAAAGAACTGGGAAATGATTGGCAACTTTACATAATTCGACTCGTCGAATGGAACATAGGTCCCTGCCGTGCCTGTTACCGATGCCTTTTCGACGGGTGTCCTCAAAAAGACGACATGAGTCAGCTGATAAGACACATTGCATCTGCCGATGCCGTGATGATAACCGCTCCCACCTACTTTTTGGGGGCTTCGGCTACACTTAAGAAATTCGTAGATCGGGGGCTAATGTTCTATGCCCATCTGGATGAATTATGGGGGAAACCGATGCTTGCCGTCGTCACGGCGGGAATCCGACACATGGACGGCTATGCCCTTCTAATGGCAGAAAGTGCCGTTAAGATAATGGGCGGAAATCTGCTGGGATCTTTTGTTATATACGGGGCATTTCCCGGAGAAGGTGTAATTGGAGAGGAAAACAGAGCTAAGATAACGGAAGCGGCAAAGGCCATAGCCACCGGAAATCCCTTAGCTCAAAGCAACGGGCCTGAATGTCCCCTTTGCGGAGGCCGAAGTTTCCGCTTCCTGGATAAAAGCACAATTCAGTGCCTTCTCTGCAGCAACACGGGGAGCTTCCGGCTAAGTGACGGGGAAATGCTACCCGAAATAAATCCGTCAAAACACCAGCTCTTCCTGTCTCTGGAAGCGGCAAAGGAACATGCAGAATGGTTAAGGGGAATGAAAAAGAGGTTCCTGGAAGTTCGGGACAGCCTCAAACCCGTTGTCCGAGCCCTGGCAGGAAGGGGAACGACAATCACTCCGCCTAGTAAATCACGCTCTTGA
- the fusA gene encoding elongation factor G — MTADISKIRNIGISAHIDSGKTTLTERILYYTRRIHAVHDVKDGRGPTMDFMDLERERGITIQSAATYCFWKGHEINIIDTPGHVDFTIEVERALRVLDGGILVLCAVGGVQSQSITVDRQMKRYGVPRIAFINKCDRVGANPFKVVNQMREKLDPNAVLVQIPWGLEKEFRGVIDLITMKAYSFEGDLGDEVVEHEIPAEYVDLATEKREELLDVASLFSDELTEAILEERVTPELIHDAIRRGVLSYRMTPVFLGSAYKNRGIQPLLDGVIRYLPSPLDMPVTAYDLDNDEAEVKLHCNPSAALVMFAFKLEVSRFGQLTFCRIYQGSLRKGDTIVNMRTGQRVKVGRLGRMHAQEMEEIDEVGPGEIAVLFGIDCVSGDTFTDGSVRYVMSSMYVPSPVISLAINPRDRDSQVKVSKALNRFSKEDPTFRAYVDEETGETVICGMGELHLEVYIERMKREYGAEVETSPPQVAYRETITDRAEFDYTHKKQTGGAGQYGRVVGYMEPLEEGEYEFVNEIVGGAIPKEFIPSCDEGFKACLKKGALAGYPVVGVRVVLKDGAYHPVDSSDLAFRQAAIGAFREAYKKARPILLEPIMRVSVEVPSEYQGTVLGTLTQRRGAIVSAVDDGTYSVIEAEVPLAEMFGYATHLRSATQGKGEFTMEFLRYSPVPANIAEEIISRRQKEARARATA; from the coding sequence ATGACTGCGGACATAAGCAAAATCAGAAACATAGGAATAAGCGCCCATATAGACTCGGGTAAAACCACTCTGACAGAGCGCATCCTTTACTACACGAGACGAATTCATGCGGTACATGACGTAAAAGACGGTCGTGGCCCTACAATGGATTTTATGGATCTGGAGAGGGAAAGGGGTATAACCATACAGTCTGCTGCAACTTACTGTTTCTGGAAAGGTCATGAGATTAACATCATCGATACCCCGGGTCATGTTGATTTCACGATAGAGGTGGAACGGGCGCTGAGGGTTCTGGACGGAGGTATTCTTGTCCTGTGTGCTGTGGGAGGGGTACAGTCTCAGTCCATAACCGTAGACCGCCAGATGAAGAGATACGGAGTTCCGAGAATAGCTTTCATAAACAAGTGTGATCGAGTTGGCGCCAATCCCTTCAAAGTGGTTAACCAGATGCGGGAGAAGCTCGATCCTAATGCAGTCCTCGTTCAGATACCCTGGGGACTTGAGAAGGAATTCAGGGGTGTTATAGATCTTATCACCATGAAGGCCTATTCTTTTGAAGGTGATCTTGGTGATGAGGTTGTGGAACACGAGATTCCGGCAGAATATGTTGATCTGGCTACGGAGAAACGAGAAGAGTTGCTGGATGTAGCGTCTTTGTTTTCCGATGAACTCACCGAGGCGATTCTTGAAGAGAGGGTAACTCCTGAACTGATTCACGATGCTATACGAAGAGGAGTCCTATCTTACAGGATGACGCCGGTTTTTCTGGGATCGGCTTATAAAAACAGGGGTATCCAGCCCCTTCTGGACGGGGTGATACGTTACCTTCCGAGTCCGCTGGACATGCCGGTAACTGCCTATGACCTTGATAACGATGAAGCGGAAGTAAAACTTCATTGCAACCCCTCTGCAGCCCTCGTGATGTTTGCCTTTAAACTGGAGGTAAGTAGATTCGGCCAGCTGACCTTTTGTCGGATTTATCAGGGTTCTCTGCGGAAAGGTGATACGATAGTAAACATGAGAACGGGACAGAGGGTAAAAGTTGGTCGGCTGGGCCGGATGCACGCCCAGGAGATGGAGGAAATCGACGAAGTCGGCCCCGGTGAAATTGCGGTTCTTTTCGGTATTGATTGTGTGTCTGGAGATACCTTCACCGACGGTAGTGTAAGGTATGTTATGTCATCCATGTACGTTCCTTCTCCCGTGATATCCCTTGCCATAAATCCCAGGGATAGGGATTCTCAGGTTAAGGTGAGCAAAGCTTTGAACAGGTTTTCCAAAGAAGATCCTACCTTCAGGGCTTACGTGGACGAAGAAACGGGAGAAACGGTGATCTGCGGCATGGGGGAGCTGCACCTTGAGGTTTATATTGAGAGGATGAAGCGGGAGTACGGAGCTGAAGTTGAAACCAGCCCACCTCAGGTAGCCTACAGGGAAACTATAACCGACAGAGCCGAATTCGATTATACTCATAAAAAACAAACCGGTGGAGCCGGGCAGTACGGCCGGGTGGTCGGTTATATGGAACCCCTGGAAGAGGGCGAGTACGAGTTCGTTAACGAGATCGTTGGTGGGGCCATACCAAAAGAGTTCATTCCGTCCTGTGACGAAGGCTTTAAAGCGTGTCTCAAGAAAGGTGCTTTGGCCGGGTATCCCGTTGTGGGCGTGAGGGTCGTGCTGAAAGACGGAGCCTATCATCCTGTAGATTCGTCGGACCTTGCATTCAGACAGGCTGCAATCGGAGCCTTTCGGGAAGCTTACAAAAAAGCCAGGCCCATTCTACTTGAGCCCATCATGAGGGTTTCCGTTGAGGTTCCATCGGAATATCAGGGTACCGTTCTGGGAACGCTGACTCAGCGGCGAGGGGCTATCGTGAGTGCCGTGGATGACGGTACCTATTCTGTCATTGAAGCGGAGGTACCTCTGGCGGAAATGTTTGGATACGCCACACACCTGCGCTCGGCGACCCAGGGGAAAGGTGAATTTACCATGGAATTTCTACGCTACAGCCCTGTTCCGGCTAACATTGCAGAAGAGATAATATCACGGCGGCAAAAGGAAGCCAGAGCCAGGGCAACGGCTTAG